A region of Lycium barbarum isolate Lr01 chromosome 1, ASM1917538v2, whole genome shotgun sequence DNA encodes the following proteins:
- the LOC132642454 gene encoding uncharacterized protein LOC132642454, whose amino-acid sequence MSAVSGVLFPLVFLMLIIISHGASVSHEKGSEWEMVPVIEEKMMVMLNKTLRRKLGSFKICALCTCCGGAKRYCLPSPCCYAINCNIPHRPFGFCSFTPKTCNCFGCHL is encoded by the exons atgtCTGCTGTTAGTGGAGTTCTCTTCCCCCTTGTATTCCTTATGTTAATTATAATTTCTCATGGAGCCTCTGTTTCCCAT GAAAAAGGATCAGAGTGGGAGATGGTACCAGTAATTGAGGAGAAAATGATGGTGATGCTAAATAAGACATTAAGGAGGAAGCTTGGAAGCTTCAAGATTTGTGCACTGTGCACTTGCTGTGGTGGTGCTAAACGCTATTGTTTGCCCTCTCCTTGTTGCTATGCCATTAACTGCAACATACCACATAGGCCTTTTGGTTTCTGTTCTTTTACTCCTAAAACATGTAATTGCTTTGGATGCCATCTCTAG